In Saprospiraceae bacterium, a genomic segment contains:
- a CDS encoding CDP-alcohol phosphatidyltransferase family protein — protein MFTIPNLLTSCNLLFGCCALISLEKGNYDWCIYFMVLAGLADFLDGFVAKRLQQSSELGVQLDSLSDVVSFGLVPGMIAFHILEKTNPVMQWVPFFGFLLTLMAAFRLARFNVNIKQGNNYFTGLPVPANGLFFAGLLALYQQTDSCLNWIFQPFVFLSLIIIFSILMVSRLKIIKIQFYREWLQKNAVLLFVEFICIIFSFWLGAGVLSLIILIHILFSLFHPFRNLQTHHL, from the coding sequence ATGTTTACCATTCCCAATTTATTAACCTCGTGTAATCTGTTATTTGGCTGTTGTGCACTGATCAGCCTTGAAAAAGGAAATTACGATTGGTGTATCTATTTTATGGTTTTGGCAGGACTCGCCGATTTCCTGGACGGCTTTGTCGCAAAACGACTTCAACAAAGCAGTGAATTAGGAGTGCAATTGGATTCACTTTCAGATGTTGTGAGTTTCGGATTAGTGCCTGGGATGATTGCATTTCACATCCTGGAAAAAACAAATCCGGTCATGCAGTGGGTTCCTTTTTTCGGATTTTTATTGACCCTGATGGCGGCATTCCGTTTAGCCCGGTTCAATGTCAATATCAAACAAGGAAACAATTATTTTACGGGATTGCCTGTACCTGCCAATGGTTTGTTTTTTGCGGGCTTGTTAGCATTGTATCAACAGACAGACTCCTGTTTAAATTGGATTTTTCAACCTTTTGTGTTTCTCAGTTTAATTATCATTTTTTCGATATTGATGGTAAGTCGCTTAAAGATTATTAAAATCCAATTTTACAGGGAATGGCTTCAAAAAAATGCAGTATTACTTTTTGTTGAATTTATATGTATCATTTTTAGCTTCTGGTTGGGTGCAGGGGTTCTAAGTCTGATCATTTTAATCCATATACTCTTTAGTTTGTTTCATCCATTTAGAAATCTTCAAACGCATCACTTATGA
- the purS gene encoding phosphoribosylformylglycinamidine synthase subunit PurS, with the protein MKSYKAFIDIMPHKELLDPQGKAVVNNIHYLDIQGVKDARIGKHIELIVEAESESLAQEIVENSCKKLLSNPITEHYQFTMTII; encoded by the coding sequence ATGAAATCGTATAAAGCATTCATCGACATTATGCCACATAAAGAACTTCTGGATCCCCAGGGAAAAGCGGTAGTAAACAATATCCATTATCTGGATATTCAGGGCGTGAAAGATGCCAGAATTGGAAAACATATAGAACTGATTGTGGAGGCAGAATCAGAGTCACTTGCTCAGGAAATAGTAGAAAACAGTTGCAAAAAATTATTATCAAACCCGATTACAGAGCATTATCAGTTTACCATGACAATAATATAA